In the genome of Sporocytophaga myxococcoides DSM 11118, the window CAGAGCAATTGCTGGAAAATCCGAAAGACAAAAGGACTTCAGATTATATTAAAGGTATAATAAGCTAAAAAGTCCCGACGAAGTTTTCATGCTTTGTCGGGACTTTTCCACTTATTAATATTCGTTCTGATTATATCGATTTTATTTATGTCTTTTAATTAGGACATCCAGCACTTCATCCAATCCGATATTCTTTTGTTCAAGAAGCACCAGGAGGTGAAACATAAGATCTGCGGCTTCGTTTTTAAATAGCTCGTCGTTATTATCCATAGCTTCTATCACTAACTCAACTGCTTCTTCTCCAACTTTCTGTGCTACTTTATTGGTGCCTTTAGCAAATAATGAGCTTGTATATGATTTTCCATCAGGATTGTTTTTCCTGCTTTTGATAACCTCACTCAGTTGCTGAAGAAAATAGATCTTACCATGATTTTCTTCCTTCCAGCATGTATCTGCTCCGGTATGACAAGTAGGTCCGTCAGGAGTGACTTTAATCAACAATGCATCCTGATCGCAATCAAGAGCAATACTTTTCAGATACAAAAAATGGCCAGAGGTCTCCCCTTTTGTCCAAAGTCTGTTTTTCGTCCTGCTGAAAAAAGTAACTTTCTTTTCTTTTAATGTTTTATCAAGTGCTTCCTGGTTCATATAGCCAAGCATAAGCACTTTCTGTGTAACCTCGTCCTGAATAATAGCTGGTACCAGCCCGTTATTCTTTCCAAAATCTACATTCTTTAACTCAAATTCTGACATTGATTTTGTGTTCTTTTAGGTATTGTTTCAACTCAGGTACAGATATTTCCTTAAAGTGGAAAATACTTGCAGCCAGTGCTGCATCCGCCTTCCCTTCTGTGAATATATTTACAAAGTCTTTCATTGAACCTGCTCCCCCGGAAGCAATAACCGGAATAGAAAGTGAAGATGAAAGCTTTGCTGTTAGCTCGTCTGCAAAACCAGCTTTGGTGCCATCATGATCCATTGAAGTCAGAAGAATTTCCCCCGCTCCTCTGTTTTCTGCTTCTTTAGCCCAAAGAAAGGTATCAATTTCTGTAGGCTTCTTCCCACCATGTGTATGCACCCTTGACTGATTTTCATATAATTTCGTGTCAATCGCAACAACTACAGCCTGACTGCCAAACTCCAGTGCAAGCCTGTCTATAAGATCAGGATCCTTTACTGCTGAAGAATTGATAGAAACTTTCTCCGCTCCTGCATTCAATATTGCAGACACATCTTCAATACTTGATATACCACCACCTACGGTAAAAGGTATGTTCACATTCTGTGCTACACGCCTAACAAGCTCAACAAGTGTTTTTCTTTTTTCAAGAGTAGCCGTAATATCCAGAAATACCAATTCATCTGCGCCCTGCTCAGCATAAAGTTGTCCCAGTTCAACAGGATCTCCGGCATCTCTGAGGTTTTCGAAATTTACACCTTTAACTGTTTTCCCGTCTTTTACATCAAGACAAGGGATAATTCTTTTTGTAAGCATCTTATAAAAACCTCTTTAGGTCTTCAAGTTTTATTCTTCCTTCGTAATAAGCTTTTCCAATGATTGCTGCATAAACACCCATTTCATTCAGTTTTGTAATGTCATCAATGGTCGTTACTCCGCCGCTGGCAATCAGCCTTAGTTTAGGAAATTTATTTCTGATCTCATTATATAACTCAAATGACGGACCAGCAAGCAATCCATCTTTGGACACATCGGTGCAGAACAAATATTTTGCACCTAAATCAGCATATTCCTCTGTGAAGTCAAATAAAGAAGTTGCTGTAACTTCCTGCCATCCGCTCACAGCAATCATCTTATTCTTTACATCTGCGCCGAGAATAATCTTCTCTCCGCCATAGTTTTTCAACCAGCTTTTAAAAAGTTCTGGATTCTTAATTGCAATACTTCCTCCGGTAACC includes:
- the hisF gene encoding imidazole glycerol phosphate synthase subunit HisF, with the translated sequence MLTKRIIPCLDVKDGKTVKGVNFENLRDAGDPVELGQLYAEQGADELVFLDITATLEKRKTLVELVRRVAQNVNIPFTVGGGISSIEDVSAILNAGAEKVSINSSAVKDPDLIDRLALEFGSQAVVVAIDTKLYENQSRVHTHGGKKPTEIDTFLWAKEAENRGAGEILLTSMDHDGTKAGFADELTAKLSSSLSIPVIASGGAGSMKDFVNIFTEGKADAALAASIFHFKEISVPELKQYLKEHKINVRI
- the hisA gene encoding 1-(5-phosphoribosyl)-5-[(5-phosphoribosylamino)methylideneamino]imidazole-4-carboxamide isomerase; translated protein: MIEIIPAIDLIDGKCVRLVQGDFDKKTEYHSNPLEVAKRFEDAGIKRLHVVDLDGARQKKVVNHKVLEDICSNTSLHVDFGGGIQSEEDIKIAFNAGVKQVTGGSIAIKNPELFKSWLKNYGGEKIILGADVKNKMIAVSGWQEVTATSLFDFTEEYADLGAKYLFCTDVSKDGLLAGPSFELYNEIRNKFPKLRLIASGGVTTIDDITKLNEMGVYAAIIGKAYYEGRIKLEDLKRFL
- the hisIE gene encoding bifunctional phosphoribosyl-AMP cyclohydrolase/phosphoribosyl-ATP diphosphatase HisIE; translated protein: MSEFELKNVDFGKNNGLVPAIIQDEVTQKVLMLGYMNQEALDKTLKEKKVTFFSRTKNRLWTKGETSGHFLYLKSIALDCDQDALLIKVTPDGPTCHTGADTCWKEENHGKIYFLQQLSEVIKSRKNNPDGKSYTSSLFAKGTNKVAQKVGEEAVELVIEAMDNNDELFKNEAADLMFHLLVLLEQKNIGLDEVLDVLIKRHK